In a single window of the Vitis vinifera cultivar Pinot Noir 40024 chromosome 6, ASM3070453v1 genome:
- the LOC100258653 gene encoding E3 ubiquitin-protein ligase APD2, with the protein MEESDHTQAVSAPSSSTLAVGASSSSSSSSPVLGEPQGERLEEPQGEQLEDGNDHRQFYLPPQEQQRQPSSVSYRVNISISDVATGEIRDDVWSCLVVLVTFWFFASMALILGFYGSANVQLGPHCSRLVKANSFFVQTIKVQEIDEPKPGPMLYGFYEPPPLDVENTWFETHDASVEANFHKEWIFFLNKGSKVDISYSVKAPRSSPLSLVIAQGRESLVEWIEDPSYPNTTLSWNIIYGSGKVQQEIFKSSYYYVAVGNLNSEEVKVQLNLTMKTFLYNTTKAYYKCSLGNRLCSLKLFLLRANAAVLTSPGPRQGSSNDDWLIKMSYGPRWITYFVGSGAMTVLILLAFRACNTFQTIIGDGTGYQVGTGETEPERAPLLLPKDDDASSWGSSYDSISHDEEDLEEWLAVSSLEGNISKEGENNGNPRRLCVICCDAPRDCFFLPCGHCAACFTCGTRISEEAGSCPICRKKMKKVRKIFTV; encoded by the exons ATGGAGGAGTCGGATCACACTCAAGCTGTTTCTGCTCCTTCTTCTTCGACTTTGGCTGTCGGGGCATCTTCTTCGTCATCGTCTTCCTCACCGGTGCTCGGAGAACCGCAGGGCGAGCGGCTCGAAGAACCGCAGGGCGAGCAGCTCGAAGACGGAAATGACCACCGCCAGTTCTACCTCCCTCCGCAGGAACAGCAAAGGCAGCCATCTAGTGTGTCTTATCGGGTGAACATATCGATATCTGATGTGGCGACGGGGGAGATTCGAGATGACGTCTGGTCGTGTCTCGTTGTGCTTGTCACATTTTGGTTCTTCG CATCCATGGCTCTGATTCTTGGTTTTTACGGGTCTGCAAATGTACAGCTGGGCCCACATTGCTCGCGCCTTGTCAAAGCTAACTCATTCTTTGTGCAAACAATTAAG GTACAGGAAATAGATGAACCAAAACCTGGGCCAATGCTATATGGATTTTATGAACCTCCTCCCCTGGATGTTGAAAACACCTGGTTTGAGACACATGATGCATCTGTAGAGGCCAATTTTCACAAG GAGTGGATCTTCTTTTTGAACAAAGGGTCTAAAGTGGATATTTCATACAGTGTGAAAGCCCCACGGTCCTCTCCCTTATCCCTTGTAATCGCCCAAG GTAGGGAGAGTCTTGTTGAATGGATAGAGGATCCGTCATATCCTAACACCACTTTGTCTTGGAATATTATTTATG GAAGTGGTAAGGTCCAACAGGAAATTTTTAAGTCTTCTTATTATTATGTTGCTGTGGGTAACTTGAACTCTGAGGAGGTCAAG GTCCAGTTAAACTTGACAATGAAGACTTTCCTCTACAATACTACCAAGGCATATTACAAGTGCTCCCTGGGTAATCGTTTATGTAGTTTGAAGCTGTTTCTGCTAAGGGCTAATGCTGCTGTCTTAACTTCTCCAGGTCCACGACAG GGTTCATCCAATGATGACTGGTTAATCAAAATGTCTTATGGACCCCGGTGGATCACTTATTTTGTTGGATCAG GTGCAATGACCGTACTCATCTTGTTGGCCTTCAGAGCCTGCAACACGTTCCAAACCATCATTGGGGATGGAACGGGATATCAAGTAGGGACAGGAGAGACAGAGCCGGAGCGAGCCCCATTGCTCCTTCCCAAAGATGACGATGCCTCGAGTTGGGGTTCATCTTATGATTCAATCTCCCATGATGAGGAGGACCTAGAAGAGTGGCTTGCAGTGAGTTCCCTTGAAGGAAACATATCAAAAGAAGGAGAAAACAACGGCAATCCTCGGCGCCTCTGTGTTATCTGCTGTGATGCTCCAAGAGACTGCTTTTTTCTTCCATGTGGCCATTGTGCTGCCTGTTTTACATGTGGAACAAG AATTTCAGAGGAGGCCGGTAGCTGTCCCATTTGCcgaaaaaagatgaagaaagtGAGGAAGATATTCACAGTTTGA
- the LOC100853312 gene encoding uncharacterized protein LOC100853312 — protein sequence MPMRAAPSLPFLRPCIIFSPFFFLIILVIYQVDDFASQTKTVVGHNLNPTPWHLFPPNTFTEKTRYARVSKIIQCSYLTCRRRSITPTTTKIPEWHTRQSSNTVGKCPMFFTRIDHDLQPWVRSGISLSSVMEAQKFAAFRVVIVGGKLYVDFFYACVQSRAMFTVWGLLQLLRRYPGTVPDVDLMFDCMDKPTISREEHGSKPLPLFRYCTTMDHFDIPFPDWSFWGWPEIDIGPWDEEFIGIKQGSQVLNWTQKLSYAYWKGNPDVQSPVRVDLLQCNNSDIIGAQIMRQDWVEEAKNGFKESKLSNQCNHRYKIYAEGYAWSVSLKYILSCGSLALIIAPQYEEFFNHGLISMTNYWPISRLDICPSIKFAVSWGNTHHSEAKAIGKSGQDLMESMSMARVYDYMYHLITEYSKLLRFKPEPPPSAHEICEESLLCFADPTQRQCLERSTTYPSPTPPCTL from the exons ATGCCTATGCGAGCTGCTCCCTCCCTCCCCTTCCTGCGTCCATGCATCATTTTCTCGCCTTTCTTCTTCCTCATAATTCTCGTCATCTACCAG GTAGATGACTTCGCCTCCCAAACCAAAACGGTGGTAGGCCACAACTTGAACCCCACGCCTTGGCATTTATTCCCACCCAATACCTTCACCGAGAAAACCAGATACGCCCGGGTTTCCAAAATCATACAATGCTCCTACCTCACATGTCGCCGCCGCAGCATCACCCCCACCACCACCAAAATACCAGAATGGCATACTCGGCAATCCTCTAATACAGTTGGGAAATGCCCCATGTTCTTCACACGGATTGATCATGATCTCCAGCCCTGGGTTCGTTCGGGTATATCTCTATCCAGTGTCATGGAGGCCCAGAAGTTTGCTGCATTTAGGGTTGTGATTGTTGGGGGCAAACTGTATGTGGATTTTTTCTACGCCTGTGTACAGAGTAGGGCGATGTTCACGGTTTGGGGTTTGTTGCAACTGCTCAGGAGGTATCCTGGGACGGTGCCTGATGTAGATTTAATGTTCGACTGCATGGACAAGCCTACCATTAGTCGCGAGGAGCATGGGTCAAAACCTTTGCCTCTGTTTCGGTATTGCACAACTATGGATCACTTTGATATTCCTTTTCCTGATTGGTCTTTCTGGGGTTG GCCAGAGATTGATATAGGACCCTGGGATGAGGAGTTCATTGGCATTAAACAAGGTTCCCAGGTTCTAAATTGGACACAGAAGTTGAGTTATGCATACTGGAAAGGAAACCCTGATGTTCAGTCTCCTGTTCGTGTAGATTTACTGCAATGTAATAACTCTGACATAATTGGAGCACAAATTATGCGTCAG GATTGGGTGGAAGAAGCAAAAAATGGGTTTAAGGAGTCCAAACTATCAAACCAGTGCAATCATCG GTATAAAATCTATGCTGAAGGCTATGCTTGGTCCGTGAGCTTGAAATATATCCTGTCATGTGGCTCTCTTGCCCTAATCATAGCCCCGCAATATGAAGAGTTCTTCAATCATGGTCTCATATCAATGACAAACTATTGGCCCATCTCTCGTCTTGATATATGCCCATCTATAAAGTTTGCTGTCTCTTGGGGTAATACACACCATTCAGAG GCGAAGGCAATAGGAAAAAGCGGTCAGGACTTGATGGAGAGTATGAGCATGGCTCGGGTTTATGATTACATGTATCACCTCATCACAGAGTACTCAAAGCTCCTCCGGTTCAAGCCAGAGCCGCCACCATCCGCCCACGAAATTTGTGAAGAATCCCTGCTTTGCTTCGCAGACCCAACGCAAAGGCAGTGTCTGGAAAGATCAACCACGTACCCTTCACCAACCCCACCATGTACCCTCTAA
- the LOC100260451 gene encoding probable pyridoxal 5'-phosphate synthase subunit PDX1, with protein sequence MAGSGVVTVYGNGAITETKKSPFSVKVGLAQMLRGGVIMDVVNAEQARIAEEAGACAVMALERVPADIRAQGGVARMSDPSLIKEIKQAVTIPVMAKARIGHFVEAQILEAIGIDYVDESEVLTVADEDNHINKHNFRIPFVCGCRNLGEALRRIREGAAMIRTKGEAGTGNIVEAVRHVRSVMGEIRVLRNMDDDEVFTYAKKLSAPYDLVMQTKQLGRLPVVHFAAGGVATPADAALMMQLGCDGVFVGSGVFKSGDPARRARAIVQAVTHYSDPDVLAEVSCGLGEAMVGINLNDDKVERYANRSE encoded by the coding sequence ATGGCAGGCAGTGGAGTTGTTACAGTGTACGGCAATGGTGCTATTACTGAGACCAAGAAATCACCTTTCTCTGTCAAGGTGGGTCTGGCCCAGATGCTGCGCGGCGGCGTTATCATGGACGTTGTCAACGCCGAGCAAGCGCGCATCGCGGAGGAGGCCGGGGCCTGTGCCGTCATGGCTCTGGAGCGGGTTCCCGCCGACATCCGCGCCCAAGGCGGCGTCGCTCGGATGAGCGACCCGAGCCTCATCAAGGAGATCAAGCAGGCGGTGACTATTCCGGTGATGGCCAAGGCTCGTATCGGTCATTTCGTGGAGGCTCAGATCTTGGAGGCCATCGGCATCGATTATGTTGATGAGAGCGAGGTTCTCACTGTCGCCGACGAGGACAACCACATCAACAAGCATAATTTCAGGATCCCCTTCGTCTGCGGCTGCCGGAACCTCGGGGAAGCCCTTCGCCGGATTCGGGAGGGCGCGGCGATGATTCGTACCAAGGGGGAGGCCGGGACAGGCAACATCGTGGAAGCGGTAAGGCACGTGAGGTCGGTGATGGGGGAGATTAGGGTGCTGAGGAACATGGATGACGATGAGGTCTTCACCTACGCCAAGAAGCTTTCTGCGCCCTATGATTTGGTGATGCAGACGAAGCAATTGGGGAGGCTGCCCGTAGTGCATTTCGCCGCCGGCGGTGTCGCTACTCCGGCTGACGCCGCGCTGATGATGCAGTTGGGTTGTGATGGAGTTTTCGTGGGTTCTGGGGTGTTCAAAAGCGGCGACCCCGCCCGACGAGCGAGGGCTATTGTGCAGGCCGTGACGCATTACAGTGACCCAGATGTGCTTGCGGAGGTGAGCTGTGGATTGGGTGAGGCAATGGTGGGTATCAATCTCAATGACGACAAGGTTGAAAGGTATGCGAATCGGTCAGAGTAA
- the LOC100267383 gene encoding phosphoinositide phospholipase C 4 isoform X2 — MGSYSVCICFKRKFRLTEAEPPTDVKEAFRRYTEGGTHMTAEQLLRFLVEGQNDVAATISDAERILELVLHRRHHVTKFARTTLTLDDFHHFLFSTDLNGPIGSQVHQDMSAPLSHYFIYTGHNSYLTGNQLNSNCSDVPIVKALKRGVRMVELDLWPGSTKENVHVLHGRTLTTPVELIKCLKSIKEHAFSASPYPVIITLEDHLTPDLQAKVAQMISQTFGDMLFYPKSESLPEFPSPEELKYRVIISTKPPKEYLEAKSSEDKVNNSQKGKDSDEDVSMKVPPDLTVDHESNDKSDSGRSEGSSENDESNDECDRPLEAPAYKHLIAIHAAKPSGGLKASLKVEPNKVSRLSLNEQAFGKAIAYHRRDVVRFTQKNLLRVYPKATRFNSSNYKPLIGWMHGVQLLAFNMQGHGRSLWLMHGMFRANGGCGYVKKPDFLLNVSPHNQVFDPKAKLPVKKTLKVRVYLGDGWNFDFKKTHFDFYSPPDFYTRAGWHSRSSSGQDDEGD, encoded by the exons ATGGGGAGTTACAGCGTGTGTATCTGCTTCAAGCGGAAGTTCAGATTGACGGAGGCGGAGCCGCCGACCGACGTCAAGGAGGCGTTCAGGAGGTACACGGAAGGTGGGACTCACATGACGGCGGAGCAGCTGCTGCGGTTCTTGGTGGAGGGCCAAAACGACGTCGCTGCCACCATCTCTGATGCTGAGCGGATCCTGGAGCTGGTTCTCCACAGGAGGCATCATGTTACCAAGTTCGCCAGGACCACTCTCACCCTTGATGATTTTCACCATTTTCTGTTTTCAACTGATCTCAATGGCCCCATTGGGTCTCAG GTCCATCAAGACATGAGTGCTCCTCTCTCCCACTATTTTATATATACAGGCCACAATTCGTACCTAACTGGAAACCAACTCAACAGCAATTGCAGCGATGTCCCGATCGTGAAGGCGTTGAAGAGAGGTGTGCGAATGGTAGAGCTTGATTTATGGCCAGGTTCCACCAAAGAAAATGTTCATGTTCTTCATGGAAG GACCCTGACAACCCCTGTGGAGCTGATTAAATGTTTGAAATCCATTAAAGAGCATGCCTTTTCTGCTTCTCCCTATCCGGTCATAATAACTCTTGAAGACCACCTCACCCCTGACCTCCAAGCTAAAGTAGCGCAG atgatttCTCAAACATTTGGGGATATGCTGTTTTACCCCAAATCAGAATCCTTACCAGAATTCCCTTCCCCTGAAGAACTGAAATATCGGGTCATAATTTCAACCAAACCCCCAAAAGAGTATCTTGAAGCTAAAAGCTCTGAGGATAAGGTAAACAACTCTCAGAAAGGAAAGGACTCTGATGAAGATGTATCGATGAAGGTGCCACCAGACCTTACAGTTGACCATGAAAGCAATGATAAG AGTGATAGCGGAAGGAGCGAAGGCAGCAGTGAGAATGATGAATCAAATGATGAATGTGATCGCCCGTTAGAGGCACCTGCATACAAGCATCTGATTGCTATTCATGCTGCAAAGCCGAGTGGTGGATTGAAGGCTTCGCTAAAAGTTGAACCTAACAAAGTTAGTCGACTTAGTTTGAATGAACAAGCGTTTGGAAAGGCTATTGCATATCATAGAAGAGATGTAGTTAG ATTCACCCAGAAGAATCTTCTGAGGGTATACCCTAAGGCTACTCGGTTTAACTCCTCGAATTACAAGCCATTGATTGGTTGGATGCATGGAGTTCAACTGCTTGCATTTAATATGCAG GGACATGGCAGATCTCTTTGGTTAATGCACGGGATGTTCAGAGCCAATGGGGGGTGCGGTTATGTGAAAAAACCCGATTTTCTATTGAATGTAAGTCCACACAATCAAGTGTTTGATCCTAAAGCAAAACTGCCAGTGAAGAAAACTTTGAAG GTGAGAGTATACTTGGGAGATGGatggaattttgattttaagaaaacaCACTTTGATTTCTACTCCCCACCAGACTTCTACACCCGA GCAGGTTGGCATAGCAGGAGCAGCAGCGGACAAGACGATGAAGGAGactaa
- the LOC100267383 gene encoding phosphoinositide phospholipase C 4 isoform X1, producing MGSYSVCICFKRKFRLTEAEPPTDVKEAFRRYTEGGTHMTAEQLLRFLVEGQNDVAATISDAERILELVLHRRHHVTKFARTTLTLDDFHHFLFSTDLNGPIGSQVHQDMSAPLSHYFIYTGHNSYLTGNQLNSNCSDVPIVKALKRGVRMVELDLWPGSTKENVHVLHGRTLTTPVELIKCLKSIKEHAFSASPYPVIITLEDHLTPDLQAKVAQMISQTFGDMLFYPKSESLPEFPSPEELKYRVIISTKPPKEYLEAKSSEDKVNNSQKGKDSDEDVSMKVPPDLTVDHESNDKSDSGRSEGSSENDESNDECDRPLEAPAYKHLIAIHAAKPSGGLKASLKVEPNKVSRLSLNEQAFGKAIAYHRRDVVRFTQKNLLRVYPKATRFNSSNYKPLIGWMHGVQLLAFNMQGHGRSLWLMHGMFRANGGCGYVKKPDFLLNVSPHNQVFDPKAKLPVKKTLKVRVYLGDGWNFDFKKTHFDFYSPPDFYTRVGIAGAAADKTMKETKKKQNNWKPVWNEEFTFPLTVPELALLRIEVYEYNMPEKDMFAGQTCLPVWELRQGIRAVPLFNRKGEMYSSVRLLMSFQFV from the exons ATGGGGAGTTACAGCGTGTGTATCTGCTTCAAGCGGAAGTTCAGATTGACGGAGGCGGAGCCGCCGACCGACGTCAAGGAGGCGTTCAGGAGGTACACGGAAGGTGGGACTCACATGACGGCGGAGCAGCTGCTGCGGTTCTTGGTGGAGGGCCAAAACGACGTCGCTGCCACCATCTCTGATGCTGAGCGGATCCTGGAGCTGGTTCTCCACAGGAGGCATCATGTTACCAAGTTCGCCAGGACCACTCTCACCCTTGATGATTTTCACCATTTTCTGTTTTCAACTGATCTCAATGGCCCCATTGGGTCTCAG GTCCATCAAGACATGAGTGCTCCTCTCTCCCACTATTTTATATATACAGGCCACAATTCGTACCTAACTGGAAACCAACTCAACAGCAATTGCAGCGATGTCCCGATCGTGAAGGCGTTGAAGAGAGGTGTGCGAATGGTAGAGCTTGATTTATGGCCAGGTTCCACCAAAGAAAATGTTCATGTTCTTCATGGAAG GACCCTGACAACCCCTGTGGAGCTGATTAAATGTTTGAAATCCATTAAAGAGCATGCCTTTTCTGCTTCTCCCTATCCGGTCATAATAACTCTTGAAGACCACCTCACCCCTGACCTCCAAGCTAAAGTAGCGCAG atgatttCTCAAACATTTGGGGATATGCTGTTTTACCCCAAATCAGAATCCTTACCAGAATTCCCTTCCCCTGAAGAACTGAAATATCGGGTCATAATTTCAACCAAACCCCCAAAAGAGTATCTTGAAGCTAAAAGCTCTGAGGATAAGGTAAACAACTCTCAGAAAGGAAAGGACTCTGATGAAGATGTATCGATGAAGGTGCCACCAGACCTTACAGTTGACCATGAAAGCAATGATAAG AGTGATAGCGGAAGGAGCGAAGGCAGCAGTGAGAATGATGAATCAAATGATGAATGTGATCGCCCGTTAGAGGCACCTGCATACAAGCATCTGATTGCTATTCATGCTGCAAAGCCGAGTGGTGGATTGAAGGCTTCGCTAAAAGTTGAACCTAACAAAGTTAGTCGACTTAGTTTGAATGAACAAGCGTTTGGAAAGGCTATTGCATATCATAGAAGAGATGTAGTTAG ATTCACCCAGAAGAATCTTCTGAGGGTATACCCTAAGGCTACTCGGTTTAACTCCTCGAATTACAAGCCATTGATTGGTTGGATGCATGGAGTTCAACTGCTTGCATTTAATATGCAG GGACATGGCAGATCTCTTTGGTTAATGCACGGGATGTTCAGAGCCAATGGGGGGTGCGGTTATGTGAAAAAACCCGATTTTCTATTGAATGTAAGTCCACACAATCAAGTGTTTGATCCTAAAGCAAAACTGCCAGTGAAGAAAACTTTGAAG GTGAGAGTATACTTGGGAGATGGatggaattttgattttaagaaaacaCACTTTGATTTCTACTCCCCACCAGACTTCTACACCCGA GTTGGCATAGCAGGAGCAGCAGCGGACAAGACGATGAAGGAGactaagaaaaaacaaaacaattggAAACCCGTTTGGAACGAAGAATTTACATTTCCATTGACAGTTCCAGAGCTGGCATTGCTTAGAATTGAAGTGTATGAATACAATATGCCTGAGAAGGATATGTTTGCCGGCCAAACATGCTTGCCCGTCTGGGAACTGAGACAAGGGATCCGAGCAGTCCCCCTCTTTAACCGCAAAGGAGAAATGTACAGCTCCGTAAGGCTTCTCATGAGTTTTCAGTTTGTATGA
- the LOC100255373 gene encoding phosphoinositide phospholipase C 4 produces MGSYRVCMCFRRKFRVVEAEPPEDVKEAFKKYAEGGTHMTAEQLRRFLLESQSDGSVTLSDAERIVEQVLQKRHHIAKFTRHNLTLDDFHHFLFSTDLNAPIGSQVHQDMNAPLSHYFIYTGHNSYLTGNQLSSDCSDVPVIKALKRGVRVIELDIWPDSTKADVHVLHGRTLTTPVELIKCLRSIKEHAFSASPYPVIITLEDHLTPDLQAKVAQMVTQTFQDILFYPKSECLQEFPSPEELKYRIIISTKPPKEYLEAKGSEDKENNIQKGKDSDDDVWGEEPSNITADHENNDKSDSEGSEVDEDGEENNDCRPIGAPAYKHLISIHAGKPKGGFKDALKVEPNKVRRLSLSEQALEKATASHGTDVVRFTQKNFLRIYPKGTRFNSSNYKPLIGWTHGAQMVAFNMQGYGRYLWLMHGMFRANGGCGYVKKPDFLMNVGPNNQVFNPRVKLPVKKTLKVKVYMGDGWHLDFKQTHFDLYSPPDFYARVGIAGVPGDEVMKKTKTKEDKWTPVWNEEFQFPLTVPELALLRVEVHEYDLSEKDDFAGQTCLPISELKPGIRAVPLFNRKGEMFCSARLLMRFEFV; encoded by the exons ATGGGGAGTTACCGGGTGTGTATGTGTTTCCGCCGGAAGTTCAGGGTGGTGGAGGCGGAGCCCCCGGAGGACGTGAAGGAGGCCTTCAAGAAGTATGCGGAAGGGGGAACCCACATGACGGCGGAGCAGTTGCGGCGGTTCTTGTTGGAGTCTCAGAGCGACGGCTCTGTGACTCTGTCTGATGCTGAGCGGATCGTGGAGCAGGTGCTGCAGAAGAGGCATCATATTGCTAAGTTTACGAGGCACAATCTTACCCTCGATGATTTtcaccattttctcttttctactGATCTCAATGCCCCCATTGGATCTCAG GTTCACCAAGATATGAATGCTCCCCTGTCCCATTATTTCATATATACGGGCCACAACTCATACCTAACTGGCAACCAACTCAGCAGTGATTGCAGCGATGTCCCGGTCATAAAGGCATTGAAGAGAGGTGTAAGAGTAATTGAGCTTGATATATGGCCAGATTCCACGAAAGCAGATGTGCATGTTCTCCATGGAAG GACCCTGACAACTCCTGTGGAATTGATTAAATGCTTGAGATCCATTAAAGAACATGCTTTTTCGGCATCCCCTTACCCTGTCATCATAACTCTTGAAGACCACCTGACTCCAGACCTTCAGGCTAAAGTAGCTCAG ATGGTCACTCAAACATTTCAAGATATTCTGTTTTATCCTAAGTCAGAATGTCTGCAAGAATTCCCTTCGCCTGAGGAACTGAAGTATCGGATTATTATTTCAACCAAACCTCCGAAAGAGTATCTTGAAGCTAAAGGATCTGAGGATAAGGAAAATAACATACAGAAAGGAAAGGATTCTGATGATGATGTATGGGGGGAGGAGCCATCAAACATTACAGCTGATCATGAGAACAATGATAAG AGTGATAGCGAAGGGAGTGAAGTCGATGAAGATGGTGAAGAAAACAATGACTGTCGCCCAATTGGAGCACCTGCATACAAGCATCTAATTTCCATTCATGCTGGAAAACCCAAGGGTGGGTTTAAGGATGCACTAAAGGTGGAACCTAATAAAGTTAGACGCCTTAGTTTGAGTGAACAAGCACTTGAAAAGGCTACAGCATCTCATGGGACAGATGTCGTGAG ATTCACCCAGAAGAATTTTCTGAGGATATACCCTAAGGGTACTCGGTTTAACTCCTCAAATTACAAGCCATTAATTGGTTGGACTCATGGAGCTCAAATGGTTGCATTTAATATGCAG GGATATGGTAGATATCTTTGGTTAATGCACGGGATGTTCAGAGCCAATGGGGGTTGCGGCTATGTGAAGAAGCCTGACTTTCTGATGAATGTGGGTCCAAACAATCAAGTGTTCAATCCTAGAGTAAAATTGCCAGTGAAGAAAACTTTGAAG GTGAAAGTGTACATGGGAGATGGATGGCATTTGGATTTTAAACAAACACACTTTGATTTATATTCTCCGCCAGACTTCTATGCCAGG GTTGGCATAGCAGGAGTACCTGGCGATGAGGTAATGAAGAAAACTAAGACAAAAGAGGATAAATGGACTCCTGTTTGGAATGAAGAATTTCAGTTCCCATTGACGGTTCCTGAGCTGGCTTTGCTTAGAGTTGAAGTGCATGAGTATGATTTGTCCGAGAAGGATGATTTTGCAGGCCAAACTTGTTTGCCAATTTCTGAACTGAAGCCAGGGATCCGTGCAGTCCCCCTCTTTAATCGCAAAGGAGAGATGTTCTGCTCTGCTAGGCTTCTCATGCGCTTTGAATTTGTCTGA